GTGTTCGATAGTTTCGGCAAGGAGTCGCCGAGCGAGCACGACATGGGCGCCATTTACAGTGCCAGCGTGCCCAAGCTGAACGCCGCCAAACAGCCCGGCGAATGGCAGAAGTACGAGATCGACTTTCGCGCCCCGACCTTCGACGGCGACAAACGGACCGGCCCGGCAAAGTTCGTGAAAGTGGTGCTCAACGGGCAGCTCATTCAAGAAAACGTGGAGATGAAAGGGCCGACGCCCGGCGGGCTGACCGGCAAAGAGTCGGCCGCCGGCCCGCTGTTGTTTCAGGGCGACCACGGCCCGGTGGCATATCGGGCGGTCAAGATTACTCCGACGGCAAAATGACCTTGTCATGAAAATCTATGTTGTGCGGCATGCTTGGGCCGAAGAGCGCGACGAGGCGGTCTATTCGAACGACGACTTGCGGCCATTGGCCCGCAGGGGCCGCAAGCGGTTTCGCCGGTTCGCCCGGCGGCTGGCGAAGCGGGGCCTCGACGTGGCGCACATCGCCACCAGCCCGCTGGTGCGTTGCCGCCAGACGGCCGACATTCTGGCCGAATATACCCTCAGCGAGCCGCTGATCACCGAGCTCGACGCGCTGCGGCCCGGCAGCCAGCTCGACGCGTTGCTCGATTGGACGCGCAAGCAAGAAGGCCAGGACGTGGCTTGGGTGGGCCATGCCCCCGACGTCGATCAGCTTGCCGCCGCGCTCATCGGCGACGCACGCGCCGCCATTCGCTTCGACAAAGGCGCCGTGGCGGCAATCGAATTCAGCGGCCCGCCCGTCGCCGGCCAGGGCGAGCTTTGCTGGCTTGCCGTAGCCGAGCTACTGAAGTGCTGAACGCTCGCCAAGGCGAGCGGTCCGCTTATCCGCGGCCGACGTAAAGCTGCTGGTGCGGCAACACGATCGCCTCCAGCATCTCGACGTGCGGGGGCAACGAGGCCATCAGGACCGCCACTTCGGCAATCTCGTCGGGCGTCATCATCGGCTCGGCATCTTCGGGCTTGTCGGTGTGCCGCCGCTCCACGTGGATGTTGCCCGGATGCAGGCAGCCACAGGTGACGCCGAACTCGCGTCCTTCCAGCGCCGTGACCTGCGTCAGGCCCCACAGGCCGTGCTTCGACGCCGAGTAAGGCGCCGATTGCGGCCGGACGCGCTGGGCCGAGATGGACCCGATGTTGACGATGCGGCCGGTGCGTTGCGGCTTCATGACGCGCAGGGCCGCCCGCGTGCAGAGAAACGGCGCCCGCAGGTTGACGGCGATCACTTTGTCCCAGGTCTCCGCCGACATTTCGTCGAGCGGTCCGCCGTCGAATGCTCCCGCGTTGTTGACCAGCAAGTCGAGTCGTCGATATCGCTCGACCGTCTGCGCAAACAGCCGCTCGATGAAGCGTTCGTCGGTGATGTCGCCCGGCACGGTGAATGTGCCGGCGCCGTGGCCCGCCAGCATAGCGGCCGTGGCCGCCAATTCGTCTTGGCTTCGGGCGGTAAGCACGACCGCGGCGCCCTGCTGTGCCAGTCCAAGGGCGATTGCGCGACCCAGTCCGCGTCCCGCCCCGGTCACCATCGCCACTTGGCCCGTCAGTTTGTTCATGCGTCACCTTCTTCCCATCGTGTCAGCGGCAAAGAAACCGCCGCGATTGTAGCCTCGCGAGAGACGCATTTCTACTAACTGGTCTTGCCCCTGCCCACCGCTGTCGATACTCTTCGCGCCAGCGGTCCGCTTTTCCAGGACAGTTCGTCCGCCCGTAGCTAACATGGCGAGAGGTCTGGCTGCCATCAGCATGAATACCGACTCCCTTGCGTCAGGCCTCCCCCAAACCGCCTCGCTTTTCCTGCCCGCGACCAGCGGCACAGCGGCCGGCTGCCGCGTGTGCGACTCCCGGCGCTTGGAGCCGGTTATCGATCTCGGACGCCAGCCGTGGTGCAACCACTTTCTGAAGGCCGACGAGATCGGCAAAGAACCGTGCTATCCCCTGCGCGTCGTCTATTGCCACGACTGCCGGACGGCCCAGCTTGACTACACCGTCAAGAAGGAAACGATGTTCGGCGACCACACCTACTTGTCGGGCGTCACCCAATCGCTCTCCGATCATTTTCGCACTGTCGCCGTCGAGGTCGATTCGCGGTTCTTCGCCGCGCGGCCCGGCCCCAAGTCGGTGCTCGACATCGGCTCGAACGACGGCACGCAACTCAAACATTTCCGCGCGCTGGGTTTCAACGCGCTGGGCGTCGAAAGCTCGAAAACCACGGCCCGACTGGCCCAGGAGGCCGGAATCGAGACGCTCAACGAGTTCTTCAACCTCGAAGTCGCGCGGCGGCTGAAACGAAAGTTCGACGTCGTCAACGCGGCGGGCGTGTTCTTTCACCTGGAAGAGCTGCACTCCGTCAGCGACGGCATCCGCGAGCTGCTGGCGCCCGACGGCGTTTTTGTGGTCCAGTTTCTCTACATGAAGCGGATCATGGAAAACGTGGCCTTCGACCAGATCTACCACGAACACCTCCTCTACTACAATCTGCAGACCATCGAGGCGCTCTTGTCGCGGCACGGTCTGTCGCTGTTCGACGCTTACGTGGCCCCCATTCACGGCGGCTCGGTGATCGGGTTTGCCACTCACCAGGGGCGGCGGCCGCCCAGCGAGCGGCTGCAAAAGCTGCGTGCGGCCGAAGCGGCCCATGGCTCCAATGAGGCGTCCGCCTATCGCATTCTGGCCAAGCGCATCGAGCGGATGAAGGAAGACAACCTGGCCTACCTCGAGAATGCCCGTCGGGCCGGCAAACGCGTGTTTGGAATGGGGGCGCCGGTGAAGGGCAACACCCTGCTCAATTACTTCGGCATAGGCACCCAGTACCTCGAATGCCTGGTGGAGAAGAACGAGCTGCGGCGCGGCCTGTTTTCGCCCGGCATGCACATTCCCGTTCGCATCGAGAAGGAGCTTCCGCAACCGCCGGACGTGTATTACGTTCTGGCCTGGAACTTCAAGAAGGAAATCCTCTCCAACAACCGGGCGTTGATCGACCGCGGCGTGGAATTCTACTTTCCGGTCAACCCTCAGGAGTGAACGCGGCCGATGCGGGTTCTTGTGACAGGCGGTACGGGGTTCCTGGGGACGGCGCTGTGCGCGCAGCTTGCGGCGCGTGGCGACGAGGTGCTGCGCCTCGGCTCGAAGAATTGCGACTTGACCAGGCCCGGTTCGCTCCACGCCTTCGATGGGAAGAAATACGACCAGATTTTTCATCTGGCGGCCTGGACGCAGGCCGGCGATTTCTGCCTTTCGCACCCCGGCGAACAATGGCTCATCAACCAGCGCATCAACACCAATGTGCTCGACTGGTGGCAGGCCCGGCAGCCGCAGGCCAAGCTGATCGCCATGGGCACGAGCTGTGCCTATCCGCCCGACGGCGAGCTTGGCGAAGACCGCTTTCTCGACGGCCTGCCGATTGAAAGTCTCTTCACCTACGCGATGACGAAGCGGATGCTCTACGTCGGCCTGCTCGCTCTGGCCCGGCAATTTGGGCTGAAGTATCTCTGTCTCGTCCCGTCGACGCTCTATGGCCCCGGTTATCACACCGACGGCCGGCAAATGCACTTTGTCTTCGACCTGATTCGCAAGATCGTGCGTGGCAAGCTGTATGGCGAGCCGGTCGTGTTATGGGGCGACGGCTATCAGTCGCGCGAGTTGGTGTTTGTCGGCGACTTTGCCCGCATCGCCCTGTGTTTGGCCGAGGGAGTAGACAACGAGCTGGTGAACATCGGGGCGGGTGAAGAGTTTACGATCCGCCATTTTGCCCGGCTGATTTGCGAGCATGTGGGCTACGATTTCGGCGCCATTCAGTTCGACACCAGCCGTTATGTGGGAGCCCGCTCAAAGTGCCTGGCCGTGCGGAAGCTCCAACGGCTTTTGCCCGGCATCCGGCTGACGCCGTTGGCCGACGGACTTGCGGCCACGATCGACTGGCTGACGGCGGAAGAAGCGAAACGGCAGGCAGCGTAGGGTGGAAAAAGCGAGCTGGCGAGCGCCGGCCCGCCGATTTGAGGCGTCGGGTTTCAGGCGTCCGGCGTCAGGACAAACCACCTGACGCCTGATGCCTGATGCCTGATGCCTGATGCCTGATGCCTTACGATGGTGGGCCGGCGCTCGCAAGCTCGCTGGTCCCACCCTACGACTTACGCACGATAACTAACCTCAGACACCGCCCCGTTCGTTGTGATCTATGATGACCAGTCCCCTTAGTCCCAAATCGAGCTGTGCCGTCATCTTGGCCGGGGGATTCGGCACACGCATCCGCTCTGTTTGCCCCAACCTGCCCAAGCCCATGATTCCCGTGGCAGGCGAGCCTTTTATCGCATGGGTTCTGCGCTATCTTGCCGGGCAAGGGATTCCGAATTTCGTGATTTCGCTGGGCTACCGGGCCGAGGTGGCCGAAGATTATTTCCGCACGCGCCCGACCGGCGGGGGCTCCCTACAGACCGTGCGCGAAAACAAGCCGTTGGGCACCGGCGGAGCGTTGCTGATGGCAGAGCCGCTTACAGAAACAAGCGATCCAGTGGTGCTGGCCAACGGCGATTCCTTGGTGCTGGCCGACCTGTCGGGCGCCTGGCGTTTGCTCCGCGAAGAGTCGGTCGACGGCGTCGTTATCGGCATCGAAGTTGACGATGCTTCGCGCTACGGCCGGCTCGAAACGGCCGCAGACGGGCGGCTGCGGCGCTTCGATGAAAAACAACCCGGCCCCGCGGTGATCAACGCCGGCATCTATCTTTTCCGCAGACGGCTGCTGCACCGCTTTCCACAAGCGACGCCCTTGAGCATGGAACGCGACGTGTTTCCGGCACTGTTGTCCGGCGGCGCCAAGCTGATAGTCCACCGCTGTCGGGCACCTTTTCTCGACATCGGCACTCCCGAAAGTCTCGGCCAGGCCGATGCTTTCATTCGTCAACACTTCCGTCAGGTGGCGGCATGATTATCAGCAAAACGCCGTTTCGCATGAGTTTTTTCGGCGGGGGCACCGATTACCCGGAGTACTTCACGCGCCATGGGGGCGCCGTACTGGGCACCGCGGTCGATAAGTGTACCTATCTCGCCGCGACGCGGTTTTATTCGCGCCTCTTCGACTATTCGATCCGGCTGGCCTACCGGCAGGTCGAGTGCGTTTCCGACCTGGAAAAGATCGAGCACGCCCCGTTGCGAGAGTGCCTTCGCTGGGTGGGCATTACCAAAGACATCGAAGTCGACTGTGTGGCCGAGCTTCCGTCGTCCGTCGGGCTGGGCACGTCATCGAGCTTTGTGGTGGGCGTGCTGAACGCACTCTATGCTTTCCAGGGACGCCTCGTTCACCCGCTCGATCTGGCCTATCAGGCCATCGAGTTGGAGCGCGACGTGTTGGGCGAGTCGGTCGGCTGCCAGGACCAGACGTTCGCCGCCATGGGCGGCTTCAATCTGATCGAGTTTCGCACCACCCGAGACATCGTGGTGCATCGCGTGCCGCTGGCGGCCGATCGCAAGGCCGAGTTCGAGCAGCACTTGCTGGTGGTTTACAGCGGGCTGCGGCGGCGCGCCAGCCAAGTGGCGGCGCAGCAGGTGAAAAGAATCGACCGCAACGTCCAACAGCTCAAGAAGATGCGGCAGATGGTCGACGACGCCTACGACATCCTGGCCAGCGGGCAAAGTCTGGCCGGCTTTGGCCGCCTGTTGCACGACGGCTGGATGCTGAAGAACTCGCTGTGCGACTCCGTCTCGAACGACGCCATCAACCACATCTATCAGCAAGGTTTGGAAGCAGGGGCCTTGGGCGGCAAGCTGTTGGGCGCGGGCGGCGGCGGGTTCGTGCTCTTCTTTGTGCCGCCCGAACGCCGCGCCGACGTGCTGCGGGCACTGGGACCCTTGGAGACCATCGCGATCGGTATCAATGCTCCCGGGACGCAACTGGTGCATGCATCCGTCGTGCCGCATTCGGGCCAGGACCTGGCGCCCGCGGCGCGGCTCAACGTGGCCTGATTCTGTTGCAACCGTGAGACAAGCGATGCGCTATCAACTTTTGGCGTCGACGGTGCGCCGCACCACCACACGCACCTGGGCTCGCGGCGGAGAAGAAGCCGGCGAGATCTGGCGGATCGAAGTCGATGTCGATCGCCTGACGCTTGACGTCGTACACCGGCTCAAACTGCCGAGCTTTCACGTGTCGCCGCTGGAGCGGTTCGCCGGCAAAGGAATCGCCGTCCTCAACGACGCCGTGGCCGTGGCCACCTATGATTCGGTTTGCCTCTACGACCGCTCGCTGGGGCAACTGCTGGCGCAGCGCAGCCATCGCTTGATGGGCGATCTGCACAGCTTGAGCGTCGAAGGCGAATTCCTGTATGCCACGTCGCCGCTGGCCAATGCCATCCTGGCCCTCGACCGCGATTTGAACGTCGTCTGGGCCTATTTGGGGCACGAGGATGACGAGTTGTGCCAGCGCGTCGGACTGACCGACGACGCACGGGCGCGCCCCAAGCTGTTCGCGGGCCAGGCCATCGACTACCGGTTCTACACCGGCAAGGATCTCGACCTATTCCACTTCAATCATCACTTTTTCGTCAACGGAGAATTGATCGTGAACGTGCCGTCCCGCGGCCGCTTATGGAATGTGACGCGCGGCGATTGGTTCCTGTCTCAATTCAATGTCGGCGATGCCTGGGACGGTTGTTTTCACGACGGCGTTTACCTGCCCAAGCAGGGCCATTACGTCAGCTACACGGACAGAGGGACGGTCAACAAGCACCATCCCCGGACGGGCGCTCTCATGGCTTCGGTATCGGCCGTTCCCGATCACCAGCAATGCGGCCCGGCGCGGACCGGTTGGCTGCGCGGGCTGGTGCATCTCGAGGGCGAGTTGTTCCTTGTGGGCCAGAGCGGGCCGAGTTTTGGCCTGGTCGATTTCGAGCACCAGACGGTGCGGAAGTGGTGGAGCTTCGGCGAGAGCCAACTCCATTCGTTCTTCGCCCTGACCAAGTTTCAGGCCGCGCGGGGCGGGGCGGGCAGGTCCCGCGAAAAGGGGCGAAGTTCCCCGGTTTTCGCCCCTTGAGCCGCGAGGCGCTCGTAGACCTGGGCCACAATCGACGCCGCGTTCAATAACAAGTGGTCTTGCACGTCGACGCTCAGCTCGGCCAGCCGTCGAGACAAAAGCTGCTCCACAGATTCCAAGAGCGGCGCGCCAAACGTGGCCATCGAAGCGGCATGCTTTTGCAGATCCTCGTGCAGGTTGCCGGCTTGCTCGGTCAGCCGCCGAGCGAGCAATTGCTCGACCGATTCCAGCAGCGGTGCGCTGATGGCCGCCATCACAGCCGCATGCCGTTGCGCGTCATCCTGTAGGTCGCTCGTTTGCTCGGCCAACCGGCGAGCGAGAAGCTGCTCGACGGATTCCAGCAGCGATCCGCTGACCGCCGCGCGCGATGCTGCAACTCGCGAGGCATCGTCGGCCACGGCGCGCAGCCGCTCTACCTCGGCGAAAGTCGCGGAAAGCCGATGGTCAAGCTGTTCCAGTTTCCCAAGCGCGCCGTCCAGGCGCTCTGCTTGTGCGACCATTTGCCGATGGAGTTGACCGTGCCAGCGGTTGCGGACGGTCCTAGCCAGAGCTCGGAGAGGATCGAGCCAATTCATTCTCTGCCTGTGTGGTCCCTTCTCACCCGGTGCCGCGGATGGTAGCGTTTTTGGGCGGCAACGCCAACATCGCCCTAGGGTTAGGGAGCACGCTTTTTTTCGACTACTCCGCAGGCCGAGAACGTGCAAGGATTCAGCCTATGGAGGCGTTTCAAAACACGACGGCGGTGGCTTGGGTCGGCGGAGTGCAGGGCTGCTTGCGGCTGATCGATCAAACCCGCCTGCCTACCGAGCTTGCCTATCTTGACTGCGCTGAGGTCACGGCGGTTTTTGAGGCCATTCGCAGTCTGCGGGTCCGCGGACCCCCGGCCATCGGTATCGCGGCCGCTTATGGCGTGGTGCTCGGGGTGCGGACCGCCGCTGCCACATCGGGGCAAGACCCGGTAGGCGAATTCTTTCAACGCCTTGACGAGGTGGTCGCCTATCTCGCCCAGAGCCGTCCCACGGCGGTGAATCTTTTTTGGGCGCTGGAGCGGATGAAACGCCTGGCCCACGAGTGGCGAGGGCGCGCGCCGGCTGGGGAAATCGCCGAGCGGCTGTTGGACGAAGCACGTGCCATCCACGAAGAAGATCGGGCGATGTGCCGTGCCATCGGCCGTCATGGCGCCGAATTGCTGAGCGACGGCCAGGGCGTGTTGACGCATTGCAACGCGGGCGGGCTGGCCACGGCCGAATACGGCACCGCCCTGGCGGTGTTCTTCGCCGCTCAGGACGCCGGCAAGCGGTTGCACGTCTATGCCGACGAGACCCGCCCCTTGCTGCAAGGCGCGCGGCTGACGGCCTGGGAATTGAAGCAACGGGCGATCGACGTGACCCTGATTTGCGACTCAATGGCCGCCCAGGTCATGCGCGAAGGCCGCGTGCAGGCTGTCGTGGTCGGCGCCGACCGCATTGCCGCCAACGGCGATACGGCCAATAAAATCGGCACCTACGGCGTCGCGGTCCTGGCCGCCGCGCACGACATTCCGTTCTATGTGGCGGCGCCGACCAGCACCTTCGACCGGTCGATCGCCGACGGCGAGACGATTCCCATCGAGCAGCGTCCGGCGCAAGAGATCACGCACGGGTTTGGCCGACAAACGGCCCCCGATGGAATCCAGGTCTACAATCCGGCCTTCGACGTTACGCCAGCCAGGCTGATTAAGGCCATCATTTGCGAACGGGGCGTCATCGAACCGGTGGATCGCCCGACCATAGCATCGGTCTTAGGCATTGGGCTTTAGGTCTTGGTTTCCAATCCCCAACCTCCAACCCCCAATCCACAAAATATGACCTACCCTTGAACATGGCTGCGCAGAAGCTACCCGCGATTTTCGTCACCGACGAACACCTGCTGATTGGGGAGGTGGAGACGCGGGGGCTTCGTCTCTTGGAAGTGCTGATCGATCCCAATTCCGAGTACGTCTATCTGAACGACGTACACGTGGCGCGCCGCGAATCGAAAGCCAGCCGCCTCACTTTGCTGAAACAAGTGGTGGTCCGCAAACAACTCGTGCGGCTGGCCGTCTTGGGCGGGGGCCGGCACGAAGCACCGGAAACCAGGCGGTTCGCCTTCGTCGATAAGAAGAGCTACCCGACGTTCCTGATCGTGTCGGGCTATGAGATCGAAGGCCGGCTGCAACTGAGAGGGTCGGCCGACCCGGTTTCGGCCATGGCGCACGAGTTGAAGAGTTTTATTCCGGTCACACAGGCCAAGATCGGCCATGCGGGCAGCAAGGGCGATCCCCTCACGGCGGCCGTCGTGCTTTGCAACCGCGACTATATTTCCCTGTTTCACATCGGCGAAGAGTCGCCCGTCGCCAACGAGAGCGCCGCCGCGCTAAGCCGGTAGCCCGGATTATTCATGAGGTGGTCGCCGCGGAAGCGGCGACAGTGTCGGGGACGCGCGCGTGGTCTCGGTGGCCGTCGCGGTCGCGATGGGCCGACACCATCCCCTTTCCCCCAGTTCGGAAAGCGAAGAACTGGCTGACCGCCCGGCATGGCGTACTCCGTTTAACCATCCTTTCCCCGAATCATCGCCGCATCCCTGGCGAAAGGCAACCGTCGGCGTCGGCGGCGCGGCACACTTGCGCAGCCCCTTGCCGGAGAGACAGCCGTCTTATCCAATGGCCGACATCGAAGCCATTCGCCAACTGATGGCGCCTCCAACGCCTGCCCAAAAGAGACGTATCGGTTTCGGCGTGGCGCGCGAGTAGCCGCGATTCGGGTGCTCTTTGTCGTTCGTGGTGTCGGTCGGGTGGGGAGGAGGCAGGCCTCCGCCTGCTTGCATTCACCGCCCAGTCTGCTAATCTACCCGCTGCCGCGCCTGCCTGCGTCGGGCACGCGCGTGAAGCACCTCGCGGTGAGTTGGCGGAGGGCATCGGGTGAGCAACGTTCGTGGCCCCGAAGGGGCGTTCTTCGATCGCCTAGGGGCGCAACCTCGTAGCGTAAGCGTCCTCGCTTGCGTCCGTAGGCCCGAACGGAC
This is a stretch of genomic DNA from Pirellulales bacterium. It encodes these proteins:
- a CDS encoding SDR family oxidoreductase, with the translated sequence MNKLTGQVAMVTGAGRGLGRAIALGLAQQGAAVVLTARSQDELAATAAMLAGHGAGTFTVPGDITDERFIERLFAQTVERYRRLDLLVNNAGAFDGGPLDEMSAETWDKVIAVNLRAPFLCTRAALRVMKPQRTGRIVNIGSISAQRVRPQSAPYSASKHGLWGLTQVTALEGREFGVTCGCLHPGNIHVERRHTDKPEDAEPMMTPDEIAEVAVLMASLPPHVEMLEAIVLPHQQLYVGRG
- a CDS encoding histidine phosphatase family protein, producing the protein MKIYVVRHAWAEERDEAVYSNDDLRPLARRGRKRFRRFARRLAKRGLDVAHIATSPLVRCRQTADILAEYTLSEPLITELDALRPGSQLDALLDWTRKQEGQDVAWVGHAPDVDQLAAALIGDARAAIRFDKGAVAAIEFSGPPVAGQGELCWLAVAELLKC
- a CDS encoding NAD-dependent epimerase/dehydratase family protein — protein: MRVLVTGGTGFLGTALCAQLAARGDEVLRLGSKNCDLTRPGSLHAFDGKKYDQIFHLAAWTQAGDFCLSHPGEQWLINQRINTNVLDWWQARQPQAKLIAMGTSCAYPPDGELGEDRFLDGLPIESLFTYAMTKRMLYVGLLALARQFGLKYLCLVPSTLYGPGYHTDGRQMHFVFDLIRKIVRGKLYGEPVVLWGDGYQSRELVFVGDFARIALCLAEGVDNELVNIGAGEEFTIRHFARLICEHVGYDFGAIQFDTSRYVGARSKCLAVRKLQRLLPGIRLTPLADGLAATIDWLTAEEAKRQAA
- the mtnA gene encoding S-methyl-5-thioribose-1-phosphate isomerase; its protein translation is MEAFQNTTAVAWVGGVQGCLRLIDQTRLPTELAYLDCAEVTAVFEAIRSLRVRGPPAIGIAAAYGVVLGVRTAAATSGQDPVGEFFQRLDEVVAYLAQSRPTAVNLFWALERMKRLAHEWRGRAPAGEIAERLLDEARAIHEEDRAMCRAIGRHGAELLSDGQGVLTHCNAGGLATAEYGTALAVFFAAQDAGKRLHVYADETRPLLQGARLTAWELKQRAIDVTLICDSMAAQVMREGRVQAVVVGADRIAANGDTANKIGTYGVAVLAAAHDIPFYVAAPTSTFDRSIADGETIPIEQRPAQEITHGFGRQTAPDGIQVYNPAFDVTPARLIKAIICERGVIEPVDRPTIASVLGIGL
- a CDS encoding class I SAM-dependent methyltransferase, with the protein product MNTDSLASGLPQTASLFLPATSGTAAGCRVCDSRRLEPVIDLGRQPWCNHFLKADEIGKEPCYPLRVVYCHDCRTAQLDYTVKKETMFGDHTYLSGVTQSLSDHFRTVAVEVDSRFFAARPGPKSVLDIGSNDGTQLKHFRALGFNALGVESSKTTARLAQEAGIETLNEFFNLEVARRLKRKFDVVNAAGVFFHLEELHSVSDGIRELLAPDGVFVVQFLYMKRIMENVAFDQIYHEHLLYYNLQTIEALLSRHGLSLFDAYVAPIHGGSVIGFATHQGRRPPSERLQKLRAAEAAHGSNEASAYRILAKRIERMKEDNLAYLENARRAGKRVFGMGAPVKGNTLLNYFGIGTQYLECLVEKNELRRGLFSPGMHIPVRIEKELPQPPDVYYVLAWNFKKEILSNNRALIDRGVEFYFPVNPQE
- a CDS encoding nucleotidyltransferase family protein, which translates into the protein MMTSPLSPKSSCAVILAGGFGTRIRSVCPNLPKPMIPVAGEPFIAWVLRYLAGQGIPNFVISLGYRAEVAEDYFRTRPTGGGSLQTVRENKPLGTGGALLMAEPLTETSDPVVLANGDSLVLADLSGAWRLLREESVDGVVIGIEVDDASRYGRLETAADGRLRRFDEKQPGPAVINAGIYLFRRRLLHRFPQATPLSMERDVFPALLSGGAKLIVHRCRAPFLDIGTPESLGQADAFIRQHFRQVAA